The following proteins are co-located in the Solanum pennellii chromosome 1, SPENNV200 genome:
- the LOC107008107 gene encoding protein WVD2-like 4 — MESENGVPVEEEKIVVVEKNLDMSKEEENVSEKKANANEEKADEAPNVSVVKIELSRNAPKSKGSSQKKLATGGTTKNNKMVKDQASLRATAALTRSNKASQSQSLSFPSRGVSSDVMRKSIDVYPKKSDAKELKTKGVKNETSHSKGSLASSSNPAIRGVSGGVLKNANTNGGVATNRRTTIAAGPSLRQSMSGKSLTANGNAKKATSEVSNDENKKPTKTELPVKEDEDARSTTSSSTTPRGQRRASIAGFSFRLEERAEKRKEFLAKIEEKIQAKEEEKNNLQAKSKENQEAEIKQLRKSLTFKATPMPNFYKEPPQKVELRKIPTTRAVSPKLGRNKNSTSTTNSSESGGSCFSPRVVNKEQVKSPRAMLSTSNKVTGASKGKPIETKKPMKSSSTTKTKGKAVVTKSKPAEAKALDENICEKKSKEMIEQPDERSAMNPADNNAEKPPNAIVMPSAQVTVEG; from the exons ATGGAGTCTGAAAACGGGGTTCCAGTTGAAGAGGAAAAGATTGTTGTGGTTGAAAAGAATTTGGATATGAGTAAGGAGGAGGAGAATGTGAGTGAAAAGAAGGCAAATGCAAATGAGGAAAAGGCTGACGAAGCACCTAATGTATCAGTTGTCAAAATTGAACTGTCTCGAAATGCTCCGAAGAGCAAAGGGTCGAGTCAAAAAAAGCTTGCTACTGGTGGAACTACAAAGAACAATAAGATGGTGAAGGATCAGGCTAGTTTAAGAGCAACAGCTGCATTGACTCGTTCGAATAAGGCGAGTCAATCGCAGAGCCTGTCGTTCCCTTCACGAGGTGTTAGTTCTGATGTAATGAGGAAGAGCATTGATGTGTATCCGAAGAAATCGGATGCCAAGGAACTGAAAACAAAGGGGGTTAAGAATGAGACTTCACATTCGAAGGGATCATTGGCTTCTAGTTCGAATCCGGCTATCAGGGGTGTATCTGGTGGAGTCTTGAAGAATGCAAACACAAATGGAGGTGTTGCAACCAATAGGAGGACAACTATTGCAGCTGGCCCGAGTCTCCGACAGTCTATG TCTGGGAAGTCTCTTACAGCGAATGGAAACGCAAAGAAAGCTACATCTGAAGT ATCGAATGACGAAAACAAGAAACCTACTAAAACTGAATTGCCTGTTAAAGAGGACGAGGATGCTCGTTCTACTACTTCCTC GAGTACCACTCCTCGTGGACAACGAAGGGCCAGTATTGCTGGATTTTCCTTCAGGTTGGAAGAACGTGCCGAAAAACGGAAGGAG TTCTTGGCGAAGATAGAAGAGAAGATACAGGCAAAGGAAGAGGAAAAGAATAACTTGCAAGCAAAATCCAAG GAAAACCAAGAGGCGGAGATTAAGCAATTGAGGAAGAGCTTGACATTTAAAGCTACACCAATGCCAAACTTCTACAAGGAACCTCCTCAAAAAGTTGAGCTCAGGAAG ATACCGACAACACGTGCTGTATCTCCTAAGCTTGGAAGAAACAAGAACTCCACATCTACAACCAACAGCTCCGAAAGTGGAGGATCGTGTTTCAGTCCAAGAGTTGTCAACAAAGAACAGGTAAAGTCACCCCGGGCTATGCTGTCAACGAGCAATAAAGTCACCGGTGCATCAAAAGGGAAGCCTATTGAAACCAAGAAGCCAATGAAAAGTTCCTCAACTACTAAAACTAAAGGGAAAGCTGTTGTAACAAAATCAAAACCTGCTGAAGCAAAGGCGTTGGACGAGAACATTtgtgaaaagaaatcaaaagaaatgaTCGAACAACCTGATGAAAGGTCCGCCATGAATCCAGCAGACAACAATGCAGAGAAACCGCCAAACGCTATTGTTATGCCATCAGCTCAAGTCACTGTTGAAGGTTAA
- the LOC107015444 gene encoding calcium-dependent protein kinase 26-like, producing MGNNCVHAKISKDGFFSSSWWSRSPEMIAYEKKESSFQEGVDVVQSNPPELAKIESRKSDVIGTEQVMIVVTDEKKDAWMIKPEEMITITVDLKQEKTSNAKPKKKPHNVKRMASAGLQVDSVLKTKTGHLKEHYNLGEKLGHGQFGTTFLCIEKGTGKKYACKSIAKRKLLTDEDVDDVRREIQIMHHLSGHQNVISIKGAYEDAVAVHVVMELCTGGELFDRIIKRGHYSERQAAELARTILGVVEACHSLGVMHRDLKPENFLFVNEEEDSPLKTIDFGLSMFFKPGQIFDDVVGSPYYVAPEVLRKRYGPEADIWSAGVIIYILLSGVPPFWGESEEEIFDEVLHGDIDFDLDPWPKISQGAKDLVRRMLIRDPKKRLTAHEVLCHPWVQIDGVAPDKPLDSAIFTRLTQFSAMNKLKKMAIRVIAERLSEEEIAGLKEMFKMIDTDNSGQITFDELKIGLKKFGTNLNESEIRDLMKAADIDNSGTIDYGEFVAAMLHANKIEKEDYLFAAFSYFDKDGSGYITADELQKACEEFGIEDVHLEEIIQEADQDNDGRIDYNEFVAMMHKGNADLGKKRLPNNFNIGYREPMVAC from the exons ATGGGGAATAATTGTGTTCATGCAAAGATATCAAAGGATGGATTCTTTAGCTCGTCTTGGTGGTCGCGATCACCAGAAATGATCGCGTATGAGAAAAAGGAAAGTAGTTTTCAAGAAGGTGTTGATGTTGTTCAGAGTAATCCGCCTGAATTGGCGAAGATAGAGAGTAGGAAATCGGATGTAATAGGGACGGAACAGGTTATGATAGTAGTGACTGATGAAAAGAAAGACGCGTGGATGATTAAACCTGAAGAAATGATCACGATAACTGTTGATTTGAAACAGGAAAAGACGAGCAATGCTAAACCGAAGAAGAAGCCTCACAATGTGAAGAGAATGGCTAGTGCAGGGCTCCAAGTTGATTCTGTTTTGAAAACGAAAACAGGTCATCTAAAAGAGCATTATAATCTAGGGGAAAAACTCGGGCATGGACAATTTGGTACGACGTTTCTTTGTATAGAAAAGGGAACGGGGAAGAAGTATGCTTGTAAGTCTATAGCGAAAAGGAAGTTGTTGACAGACGAAGATGTGGATGATGTACGGAGAGAAATACAGATCATGCATCACTTGTCGGGGCATCAAAACGTCATTTCAATCAAAGGGGCTTATGAGGATGCTGTTGCAGTTCATGTTGTGATGGAGTTGTGTACTGGTGGAGAGCTCTTTGATCGGATTATTAAACGAGGGCATTACTCGGAGAGACAGGCTGCTGAGCTTGCAAGAACGATACTAGGGGTGGTAGAAGCCTGCCATTCTCTCGGAGTAATGCATCGAGACCTTAAGCCTGAAAATTTTCTCTTTGTCAATGAGGAAGAGGATTCACCTCTTAAGACTATAGATTTCGGGCTTTCAATGTTCTTCAAGCCAG GACAAATATTCGATGACGTTGTTGGAAGTCCTTATTATGTTGCTCCAGAAGTACTTCGTAAGCGTTATGGTCCTGAGGCTGATATCTGGAGTGCAGGTGTTATAATTTACATTCTTCTAAGCGGTGTTCCTCCGTTTTGGGGTG AAAGTGAAGAGGAAATATTTGATGAGGTTTTACACGGTGATATTGACTTCGATTTAGATCCTTGGCCTAAAATCTCTCAAGGTGCAAAAGACTTGGTCAGAAGAATGCTAATCCGAGACCCCAAAAAACGACTAACAGCACATGAAGTTTTAT GTCATCCGTGGGTGCAAATTGATGGCGTGGCCCCAGATAAGCCTCTCGATTCTGCAATATTTACACGCTTAACGCAGTTTTCTGCTATGAACAAGTTGAAGAAAATGGCTATCAGG GTTATTGCAGAGAGACTTTCGGAAGAGGAAATCGCTGGCTTAAAAGAGATGTTCAAAATGATTGACACAGATAACAGTGGCCAAATTACGTTCGATGAACTAAAGATAGGATTGAAGAAATTTGGAACTAATCTTAACGAATCAGAGATACGCGATTTGATGAAGGCT GCGGACATTGACAATAGTGGAACGATTGACTATGGGGAATTCGTTGCTGCAATGTTACACGCCAACAAAATCGAGAAGGAAGATTATCTGTTTGCAGCTTTCTCATATTTCGACAAAGATGGAAGCGGATATATTACAGCTGATGAACTTCAAAAGGCTTGTGAGGAATTCGGTATCGAAGATGTTCACCTGGAAGAAATAATACAAGAAGCTGATCAAGACAAT GATGGACGGATAGATTATAACGAGTTTGTGGCCATGATGCACAAAGGAAATGCAGATTTAGGTAAGAAACGACTACCAAATAATTTCAACATCGGATATAGGGAGCCGATGGTGGCTTGTTGA